A window from Shimia isoporae encodes these proteins:
- a CDS encoding phosphonate C-P lyase system protein PhnG, which translates to MADTDPHLDALAKADPTKLKQFAETLIGDLGDIEVLHSRTGLVMLPMRDTAQGTVFHLGEVLVSEAHIRADAQEGYGLRRGHDLEASMAMALIDLAIKRGIQADICTKFCEAARHTQSAQDDATLRRVEATRVNMETF; encoded by the coding sequence ATGGCTGACACAGATCCCCATTTAGATGCCTTGGCAAAAGCCGATCCGACAAAGCTAAAGCAGTTCGCCGAGACGTTGATAGGGGATTTGGGGGACATCGAAGTCCTACACAGCCGCACCGGACTTGTGATGCTGCCCATGCGAGACACAGCGCAAGGCACCGTGTTTCATTTGGGGGAAGTCTTGGTCAGCGAAGCGCATATCCGCGCTGACGCGCAAGAGGGGTATGGCCTGCGCCGCGGGCATGATCTTGAGGCCAGCATGGCCATGGCACTGATCGATCTGGCGATAAAACGCGGCATCCAAGCAGACATCTGTACCAAATTTTGCGAAGCGGCGCGTCACACTCAGAGCGCGCAGGATGATGCAACGCTGCGTCGGGT
- the phnF gene encoding phosphonate metabolism transcriptional regulator PhnF produces the protein MIRDTLATEISNRTLRPGDKLPTEPELAERFKAGRHSVRRAVEALAKSGKVSIEQGRGTFVEEAPLLTYSIGKRTRLRTNLLPQGCEVSGETLGSGVVKAAHGVANALEVANGTDVVESHRITLANGKPIAFGTSWYPADRFPDFAERREEIGSATETYKSYGIEDYLRRDTEMYARPAKPEEAKTLKQHPDLPVIVVRKVDTDTDGIPISHSKVIWASGRVKFTISGQDDG, from the coding sequence ATGATCCGAGATACCCTTGCCACTGAAATCTCCAATCGCACATTGCGACCCGGAGACAAGCTCCCGACAGAGCCGGAGCTTGCGGAACGCTTCAAAGCGGGGCGGCACTCTGTGCGTCGGGCTGTGGAGGCATTGGCCAAGTCCGGCAAGGTTAGCATTGAACAGGGACGCGGCACTTTTGTGGAAGAAGCGCCTCTGCTGACCTATTCCATTGGTAAGCGCACACGGTTGCGCACAAACCTTTTGCCGCAGGGCTGCGAGGTTAGCGGCGAAACCCTTGGTTCTGGTGTCGTGAAAGCGGCCCACGGTGTTGCGAATGCGCTCGAAGTTGCCAACGGCACAGACGTGGTGGAAAGCCACCGGATCACTTTGGCTAACGGAAAGCCAATTGCCTTTGGCACATCTTGGTATCCAGCGGATCGCTTTCCGGACTTTGCAGAGCGCCGCGAAGAAATCGGGTCAGCCACAGAAACATACAAGTCCTATGGCATTGAAGACTACTTGCGACGTGACACCGAGATGTATGCGCGCCCGGCAAAACCCGAAGAAGCCAAAACGCTCAAGCAACACCCAGATCTGCCGGTGATCGTGGTGCGCAAAGTCGACACGGACACTGACGGCATACCGATATCTCATAGCAAGGTTATCTGGGCGTCAGGGCGCGTAAAATTCACAATATCAGGACAAGATGATGGCTGA
- a CDS encoding 4'-phosphopantetheinyl transferase family protein, which yields MGGTTSKFSDATNASTVHLWLFDLDATQRLYKGFSAHWLSDKERARMTQFTQDIERLRYCRMRVLIRMVLAEMLGTSAKHVTISYEPKGRPCIEGRPNLSISYSHCRNLGVLAFSQIGDIGIDLEWADPRRLNLVNLVLSEGEKDVLENATLANRLDIFMRFWTRKEAYFKAIGTGLIYPITDVDTSNWQPHLTQYWDLDGPRGFFGALYVSNANHQPQIKVHSSELVVYGPASI from the coding sequence ATGGGTGGAACAACATCAAAATTCTCCGATGCTACAAATGCTTCAACGGTACATTTATGGCTATTTGACTTGGACGCTACCCAAAGGCTGTACAAAGGCTTTTCTGCGCATTGGTTATCGGACAAAGAGCGCGCTCGAATGACGCAATTTACTCAAGATATCGAACGATTGCGGTATTGTCGGATGCGTGTTCTGATACGTATGGTGCTCGCAGAAATGCTTGGAACAAGCGCAAAGCACGTCACCATTTCTTATGAACCGAAAGGCCGGCCTTGTATTGAGGGACGACCGAACCTCTCGATAAGCTATTCTCATTGTAGAAACCTGGGCGTGCTTGCATTTTCTCAGATAGGAGATATCGGCATTGACTTGGAGTGGGCGGATCCAAGACGCCTAAACTTGGTTAACCTTGTTCTTTCAGAGGGGGAAAAAGATGTGCTTGAAAACGCTACACTAGCGAATCGTTTGGATATATTCATGCGCTTCTGGACCCGCAAGGAAGCTTATTTCAAAGCGATCGGAACGGGCCTCATCTACCCAATAACGGATGTGGACACATCAAATTGGCAGCCGCACCTAACCCAATATTGGGATTTAGACGGTCCGCGTGGCTTTTTTGGAGCGCTTTACGTGTCAAATGCAAACCATCAACCACAAATCAAAGTACATTCGTCGGAGCTCGTCGTTTACGGCCCAGCGTCAATCTAA
- a CDS encoding LytTR family DNA-binding domain-containing protein: protein MAHGSYSIYSSRTAKYLFSPIILALSLCLLGVQGLDAPVPFAINFLFWATIITANWMLCDLMIRWLDKHLTFDHSIKMFAVPLIGSVFVAIPQTSMVLFCLELFSKGAYELEPLSLSLRVTSVSAALSLLLFNMRQFHTRNVPKTGFVEREVLNHSAAPRHTSALRKKIAAELAGSVIWVKSEDHYLRVSNQMGEHILFLGKLSDFVHEFSSEGLQVHRSWWVSKNSIVSVKYGRTPTITLTDGKEVPIGRSFLEMIRTLKHAAYDQ from the coding sequence ATGGCACACGGAAGTTATTCAATTTATTCGTCTAGGACGGCCAAATATCTGTTTTCACCAATTATCCTGGCACTCAGCCTTTGTTTGTTGGGAGTGCAAGGGCTCGATGCGCCTGTTCCCTTTGCAATCAACTTTTTGTTTTGGGCGACAATAATTACCGCCAACTGGATGTTGTGTGATCTGATGATCCGTTGGCTGGACAAACACCTGACGTTTGACCACTCCATCAAGATGTTTGCCGTCCCTTTGATTGGCAGCGTCTTTGTTGCGATACCGCAAACTAGCATGGTCTTGTTCTGTCTCGAGCTGTTTTCAAAAGGCGCCTACGAACTTGAGCCACTGTCGCTCAGCTTACGTGTCACGAGCGTCTCGGCAGCACTGTCTTTGTTGCTATTCAACATGAGGCAGTTTCACACGAGAAACGTTCCTAAGACAGGTTTTGTAGAACGAGAAGTCCTCAACCATTCGGCAGCACCAAGGCACACTTCGGCTTTGAGAAAAAAAATTGCCGCCGAGTTGGCAGGAAGCGTTATCTGGGTGAAATCCGAAGATCATTATTTGCGTGTATCGAACCAAATGGGAGAACACATTCTTTTCTTGGGCAAACTTTCGGATTTTGTGCACGAGTTTTCGTCAGAAGGTTTGCAGGTTCATCGATCTTGGTGGGTGTCAAAAAACTCGATCGTCAGCGTGAAGTATGGGAGGACGCCGACCATCACTTTAACTGACGGGAAGGAAGTGCCAATCGGGCGTAGTTTTCTGGAGATGATACGGACCCTCAAACACGCCGCTTACGACCAGTGA
- a CDS encoding acyl carrier protein has product MSLQKIKSITADILFLDDPSEIEGSKPFEDIGFTSIDFIDLCYELQQQIDSRIKPEELWPINQFATDPALFADGKWTDAGWARVQEALEFKDSSQKLPSELTRFWTPAFCAKRVEAVINA; this is encoded by the coding sequence ATGAGTCTTCAGAAAATAAAGTCCATAACCGCAGACATCCTCTTTCTGGATGATCCATCCGAAATCGAAGGTTCAAAGCCCTTTGAGGACATTGGGTTCACATCTATCGATTTCATTGATCTGTGCTATGAACTGCAACAGCAGATCGACTCCCGAATTAAGCCAGAAGAGCTTTGGCCGATAAATCAATTCGCCACGGACCCGGCCCTGTTTGCCGACGGGAAATGGACCGATGCCGGGTGGGCCCGTGTTCAAGAAGCGCTGGAGTTCAAAGACAGCTCACAAAAGTTGCCAAGCGAACTTACGCGGTTTTGGACTCCCGCGTTTTGCGCCAAACGGGTTGAGGCAGTGATTAATGCCTAA
- a CDS encoding beta-ketoacyl-[acyl-carrier-protein] synthase family protein, protein MRNRVFVTAFGASTPLGSTGDEITAALREGTSGIRAIEKYDTGSFRSKFAGVPEEGNKAIRWPSDSRKCGDLFYLDRAIKRLISDFPDIGHHWDLSRLGVFLGVDEPVLDIGQTIDFVTSLRSDPNSNDYVNFEEAIEAHFRLNDFITFDPANVLRRVYKDLPFRGPGVVHTGLCSASLQTLGMAFHSIRSGRIDRAIVGGVSAKITPEHYIGLEAVDVIATDDRLAPEQLSRPFDSRRSGYVPAEGAILFLIESESAANDRQADPLMEIKGYGSSLNANHVVKPHPTSREMVSAMTRALCDAKLSAEDIGLVNAHGTSTQLNDKHEAAAINRVLSREVPVTANKSLHGHLIAAAGAMETLNTLLSFQADIIPGTRNLADLDATCDVNVVPETRNARIDHCIKNSFGMGGLAASAVLSRCS, encoded by the coding sequence ATGAGAAACCGAGTTTTCGTAACCGCGTTTGGCGCTTCAACACCGCTTGGGTCAACTGGCGACGAGATTACCGCGGCGTTGCGAGAGGGGACCTCAGGAATACGAGCGATCGAAAAGTACGACACAGGTTCGTTTCGTAGCAAATTTGCGGGTGTTCCTGAAGAAGGAAACAAGGCCATTCGTTGGCCTTCGGACTCGCGAAAATGCGGGGATCTATTCTACCTTGACAGGGCAATAAAACGGCTGATTAGCGACTTCCCGGACATAGGTCACCACTGGGATTTGTCCCGGCTCGGAGTGTTTTTGGGTGTTGATGAACCGGTCTTGGACATCGGCCAGACAATTGATTTTGTGACGTCGCTTCGGAGCGATCCTAACAGCAATGACTACGTGAATTTTGAAGAAGCTATTGAAGCGCACTTCCGCTTGAACGACTTCATCACTTTTGACCCAGCCAATGTTCTGCGTCGAGTCTATAAGGATCTTCCGTTTCGTGGTCCAGGGGTTGTGCATACCGGACTTTGTTCCGCGTCGCTGCAAACACTTGGCATGGCCTTTCACAGTATTCGCAGCGGTCGCATTGATCGGGCAATTGTTGGCGGCGTATCGGCGAAAATCACTCCGGAGCACTATATCGGCCTTGAAGCGGTCGACGTAATTGCCACAGATGATCGGCTGGCGCCGGAACAATTGTCGCGCCCCTTTGACAGTCGACGTTCCGGCTATGTGCCGGCAGAGGGGGCCATTCTCTTTTTGATAGAAAGTGAGTCTGCGGCAAATGACCGACAGGCAGATCCTTTGATGGAGATCAAGGGGTACGGCTCGTCGCTTAATGCCAACCACGTCGTCAAGCCCCACCCCACGTCCCGAGAAATGGTTTCGGCCATGACCCGCGCTCTTTGCGATGCAAAATTGTCAGCTGAGGACATTGGTCTCGTGAATGCACATGGGACTTCTACGCAGCTGAATGACAAACACGAGGCTGCGGCAATTAACCGTGTCCTGTCGCGCGAAGTGCCCGTCACAGCAAACAAGTCGCTGCACGGTCATTTGATAGCTGCAGCCGGCGCCATGGAGACACTAAACACCTTGTTGTCGTTTCAGGCAGATATCATTCCCGGGACACGTAATCTCGCCGACCTTGATGCCACGTGCGACGTCAATGTGGTTCCAGAGACGCGAAATG